One part of the Phaeodactylum tricornutum CCAP 1055/1 chromosome 17, whole genome shotgun sequence genome encodes these proteins:
- a CDS encoding predicted protein — translation MPSTTSNNASEFGVYANLSSYKYEGDMKTKSANRGGDVNDMTVYKHYSKMSIRNSGSDADSTDDDDDDECSVPCNGRVYAKNIEPVYGFPTEEKLGEMVVSLPEPIDGQLLSDRKAFAPCQEPEKLTKVLMESKHGFLGRRSSIRVADSNGQPFSGGVHLKAFQHNVFRNSFLLRTARKTPVALCIQQRPAGPQIYHIYGTRPVHSNDVSRPVKERGVNYYLWFRFEEGGHRLDDRSISAWTGKGFVPIWKLVAACYHVDMDDSQPIKLNEIMIQGIEEDRALATLVKNECWEVTMAPGVDPALVFCVGAILEDSIVL, via the coding sequence ATGCCATCCACCACATCTAATAACGCATCAGAATTTGGCGTCTATGCCAACCTTTCTTCCTACAAGTACGAAGGAGATatgaagacaaagagtgcGAACCGAGGCGGAGACGTCAACGACATGACGGTTTACAAGCACTACTCCAAAATGTCGATCCGCAACTCTGGCAGCGATGCTGATAgcaccgacgacgacgatgacgatgaatGCAGTGTTCCGTGCAACGGGCGCGTCTACGCCAAGAACATTGAACCTGTTTACGGGTTTCCAACGGAGGAGAAACTAGGAGAAATGGTCGTCTCATTGCCCGAACCTATTGATGGACAATTACTGTCAGACCGCAAGGCTTTCGCTCCTTGCCAGGAGCCTGAAAAGCTCACCAAGGTTCTCATGGAATCCAAGCACGGCTTTCTCGGTCGACGGAGCTCCATTCGCGTCGCGGATTCCAACGGACAGCCATTTTCCGGTGGAGTCCATCTAAAGGCATTCCAGCACAATGTCTTTCGCAATAGCTTCTTATTGCGTACCGCCCGTAAGACTCCAGTCGCTCTTTGTATCCAACAACGCCCAGCTGGACCACAAATCTATCACATCTACGGAACTCGCCCGGTACACAGCAATGACGTGTCGAGACCTGTCAAGGAAAGAGGTGTAAACTACTATCTCTGGTTCCGATTTGAAGAAGGAGGCCACCGCTTAGACGACCGTAGCATTTCCGCTTGGACCGGCAAAGGGTTTGTCCCAATCTGGAAGTTGGTTGCTGCGTGTTATCATGTTGACATGGATGATTCACAGCCGATCAAGTTGAATGAGATCATGATTCAGGGTATAGAAGAAGATCGTGCTCTTGCAACCCTTGTCAAGAATGAGTGCTGGGAAGTAACAATGGCTCCTGGTGTCGATCCAGCCCTCGTATTCTGTGTTGGAGCCATCCTCGAAGACAGCATTGTCTTGTAG